A segment of the Chlamydiales bacterium STE3 genome:
TAGAAATGACCACAAACTCAGGACTTGGTATCTCGTATTTTTGAAGGATTTCTTTTGCTTGATACTCGTGAAGATGCATCGTAATCCTCTCTGGATGGATTTTGGTTGTAAAGATTTTAAGCCTAAGGCTTAAAAAAACCTACATCAATTCCGAAGCTTCAAGGCAAACAGAATCCATTGAAGGCATTTGTTTTAAAAGGTCAAAGCGGCGGCAATCCCTTTCTAGCTTCTATCGCCTTAAACTAATTTATCTGCTACAATTATTTTTCCATCAATCAAAATTAAAGATCGGGTTATGGCTTTAGGTTTTTTAAAATCGAGTTATGAAAAAGTAAAAAATGCTCTCTCTACAACACGTTCCTTGCTTAGCATTAAATTGCGCGCCCTTTTTAAGGGAGAACTTAATGAAGAGGCTTTGGAAGAACTAGAGCAAATTCTCTTTGAAGCGGATTTAGGCGTTAGTCTTTCTACAGAGCTAACAAAGAAATTGAAAGAACATTTAGCAAATCATCCTAATGATAAAACTGAAGATCTCCTCAAATTTTTAAAAAATATACTTGTTGCAGAACTTCTCCCCCCACAAGATCCTCTCTTAGTAGAGAAAAATATCCCTCATGTCATTTTGATCATCGGTGTTAACGGCAATGGCAAAACGACAACTGCTGCAAAAATCGCCAAGTATTATCTTGATTCAGGTAAAACACCTATTTTTGGTGCTGCTGATACTTTCCGTGCCGCAGCAGCAGATCAGTTAGAACTTTGGGCCAGTAAGCTCGGTATTTCTATTGTCAAGGGGTTGCCCAAGTCAGATCCCGCCTCGGTAGCGTTTGATACGTTAAGCGCTGCAATTGCGAGACATGCGGATGTTGTTCTCATTGATACAGCAGGAAGACTTCATACCAAAATCCCTCTCATGCAAGAACTTGAGAAGATTAGACGTTCATGCAATAAAGCATTGCCAGGATCTCCCCATGAAACCCTCCTCGTCCTGGATGCCACAACAGGACAAAATGCGATTGACCAAGCCAAAACCTTTACCAAGTACACGCCTATTTCAGGTTTGGTTCTCACAAAGTTAGATGGAACTGCTAAGGGGGGCATGGCCATTGCTATTCAAAGAGAATTAAAAATTCCAATTAAATTCATCGGTATCGGAGAAGGAATGGAAGATCTCCTTCCCTTTGACCCAAACAATTTCGTTAATTCCCTGCTTGATTAATTTACTTTTTAAAAAAATTTGACACCGTTAATACTAATTATTATAATAAAACTAGTTTATCAATAAAGTTTAGTGTTTATTTCTTAATAAAGATTTTGGCCGGATAGCAGATACGTTTGACACAATTAGCCTTGGCTGTGAAATCTCTGAGGCAACTTTAATAGTCACGGTCTTATTAGGTCGTGCATTTACCTAGCAGGTTCTAGGAAAACTTAAGTGTTTGAGTATCTCTTCCGGCCTTTTTTTGGAGAATAAACATGGTTATTTTTCCTTTCATTCTTTCTGCAGGAATTTTTCTAAGCCTAACTCATTTTGAGTCTCAAGAACTAGCAGTCCAACCAAGGGAGCGTATATTGAGAAGCAGAACAACTTATGATAGGCACTATCATCACAAATCCCACTTTTCCACATACCGGGGATATAAGTACCATCATACCTACCCTAAATATCAGTATTATTTCTATGCTCCCTACTACTATTATTATGAGATGGCGCCAGGGGTTTATTATTATTTCAGAAGCTGACCAGAAAGAAGCCTACTACTGTAGGCTTCTTTGGAAATTCTATTTTAGACAATCGTGCGTGTGTTATTCTCTGGAGTGACAGCTTCCTGTAAATAAATTAAATTTTCTTCCTCTCCTAACGCGCTTTTTATACGCTTTTCTAGCTCTTGAATTTGTTGCTCAAGAGCAGCCTTATCAGCTTGTGCTCTTTCTAGTTCTGTCTCTCGTTCCTTTATTCTTGCTGAAAGTATTTCATTTTCTTCATGCAATCTGCCTACCTCTACCTTTAAAT
Coding sequences within it:
- a CDS encoding Signal recognition particle receptor FtsY (Product derived from UniProtKB/Trembl:Q6MBM6;Gene name derived from UniProtKB/Trembl:Q6MBM6) translates to MALGFLKSSYEKVKNALSTTRSLLSIKLRALFKGELNEEALEELEQILFEADLGVSLSTELTKKLKEHLANHPNDKTEDLLKFLKNILVAELLPPQDPLLVEKNIPHVILIIGVNGNGKTTTAAKIAKYYLDSGKTPIFGAADTFRAAAADQLELWASKLGISIVKGLPKSDPASVAFDTLSAAIARHADVVLIDTAGRLHTKIPLMQELEKIRRSCNKALPGSPHETLLVLDATTGQNAIDQAKTFTKYTPISGLVLTKLDGTAKGGMAIAIQRELKIPIKFIGIGEGMEDLLPFDPNNFVNSLLD